The following proteins are encoded in a genomic region of Drosophila willistoni isolate 14030-0811.24 chromosome 2L unlocalized genomic scaffold, UCI_dwil_1.1 Seg196, whole genome shotgun sequence:
- the LOC6640620 gene encoding uncharacterized protein LOC6640620 isoform X1 yields the protein MDLSLERDSSALGSLFQQIINDMKNTSPLWEDFVAKASKLHTCLRAAIQAIAAYLDAFQKIADAATNSRGASKEIGTALTRVCLRHKAVETRLKTFTSAIMDCLVQPLQDKIEDWKRTVATIDKDHAKEYKRCRSELKKRSSDTLRLQKKARKGQTDGLQSLMDSHMQDVTLRRAELEEVEKKSLRSAMVEERLRYCSFVHMLQPVVHEECEVMSELGHLQEAMQSIALVTKEPNVLPQASEELIHDAKASINLYPESPGGGSGSQGGGCSNSLGSRKSSVCSISSMNSSGSSNSPGHHHYQRSLSQFVTPAIRLKPGESSDSGFCSSPALTTQASTSTNQTHAVSTWPPHSQDVVDTLPPTADRPHTISTAYEKGHQRPPLTVYTFQNPETIHESSGSGNMVATNGGSNGNNGNGGNGSGQNTPATQKSPAATLSRPPLPVKPAHVRCSSLERPLSAQSNHRQGSGNLLQRQCPSPIPAHITKELSAAHHAQQQQQQQSQQQQQQSQQQQQQTVPPTYVNMSELANMAALKLTNQQQQQQQQQQQQQQPAAKPSPPPLQQQSSIDSIGSQHSNDSSSGQLHHQQQQHHHNHQHHNQHNPSLQLASTRSHSISSSVSSNSHPSIDSAVAASLMGHHNATNSNTTTTTTPSSGSSTPQNHYSPLLTQSPTSTAAGTPSAASSTGLGFVYQVNSPTPPTSEILKITEQSAGSVDGGETATTETDERSRASVLQKASMFEKAAAAATSPPLPVGPIAGSVAPNGGRRSEEMRAAEQQEMDKSFEDSIQALNNLIGELDSFQREIDEGKGKHNNSASSNSNNNNNSNNNGSLSSSDNNNILATSNIDLCAISNQTNSSGCGTDISDTNSDEHLQQHHDHREQHDASDSELSRCYVSETSSLTAGYENPTFAHLSREDHPYNNGSVGTGYAGASDTISLCASSDSVCLGQPRHAYVDTCSDSGSAVVVIYDHQIPNTPDVEFVKQNSEIVVLRTKDPQSQLQMHEMRELQQLPTNLAGSPESSPDSTKPSMQPPTATVAPAKQRLSSFRASSEQQLQLLGRSSPQRGKDKVKDQQPGTIDEPTVKRTTLPPKPTSLSIFNGPTPPPTSDKPLIPRKSDFKADLDAKIRRQKLKVQQQLQQKQQQQQQEQLPQQLLQQHQQQATTHSPQSPPTARNCNVTNQAAVVITSSSSIPSTTTLLNSNPNHRMPNITATFNHKTPTTTSEPPPPSSSSSSSTSISSSSISPSVNALAPAVPARPPQPQPQTQPLSTPPIPIPSQAKPCITPRPASLSSSLGGGGGGAMGGGSTRIARRSSINQAKPPPPVRRSSSVTPSPNATMGPPPTNLHYQQQAQLSSSSEHLPPPPAFMLDAHHNITPPMPMMPPLALPSPPTSMPSSALKVSETVRALAAMRHQPASPVALRRMQQQQQQQQHHPQQPQQPQQPFIQSLHNFSPSNDETTDYEAYYNSYMELHAYAEAVNQGQKPYNGQQQQTQLHPPPHHNHQQPLSPTPPPYHAPPQADAPSFRTSSPASGGNNGGGIYAQPKLVNSMSSFRTSSPSPNGHAAAAAAHPLPPTQPKANPNLIAQLNARLNSNKQHTTDGGGGIYGNHQQQQQQHQQQQQQSGGVVGDSIYMRSGGMSHLPQQQHFDAAAQVSSLRQAPQQHPHQQQQQQQQQQQQHYTCPPPLEDPPPPPIYSAGSSATMPKKMPRAAHAGQNASHMMSAYAASGSGSTATLPKNIIQQQRLQQQQQQQQQQQYQQPQGIGNGNGHPNQRPQLPLPQQQQKLRAAQQQQHLMDQQRQPPIPSRHSSVQQKIFVSTNPFIQTTAVKFHSPSASPTCGSPVTGSSLASIYATTARGSHHHQQQQQQQLQQQLQQQQQQHYYRDVAGGNSNGYNNHNVHAHTHNVHAHHPNYATNSTNIEKTGSIRAKTKAEFLENLNAKLAKQGMSGRAFAVRNLINSKALPDPRICHESLMDQIKRGAPLKRNQKINDRSAPKIH from the exons AATACTTCACCACTTTGGGAGGATTTTGTGGCAAAGGCCAGCAAGTTGCACACATGTTTACG AGCTGCCATTCAGGCAATTGCCGCCTATTTGGATGCCTTCCAAAAGATTGCCGATGCGGCCACCAATTCAAGAG GTGCATCAAAGGAAATTGGCACAGCCCTGACGCGCGTCTGTCTGCGTCACAAGGCGGTCGAGACACGTTTAAAGACCTTCACTAGCGCCATTATGGACTGTTTGGTACAACCGTTGCAGGATAAAATTGAAGATTGGAAACGTACAGTGGCCACCATCGATAAGGATCATGCCAAAGAGTATAAACGTTGCCGCAGTGAGCTCAAAAAACGTTCCAGCGATACATTGCGTCTGCAAAAGAAGGCTCGCAAGGGTCAAACCGATGGCCTACAATCTCTGATGGACTCTCACATGCAAGATGTGACATTGCGGCGAGCCGAACTCGAGGAGGTTGAAAAGAAGTCACTTCGTTCGGCCATGGTGGAGGAGCGTTTACGTTATTGCAGTTTTGTGCATATGTTGCAGCCGGTGGTCCACGAAGAATGTGAAGTTATGTCCGAATTGGGTCATCTACag GAAGCCATGCAATCTATTGCATTGGTAACCAAGGAGCCGAATGTTCTGCCGCAGGCCTCCGAGGAGCTTATACATGATGCCAAGGCCAGCATTAATCTATATCCAGAATCACCAGGCGGTGGTTCGGGTTCCCAGGGTGGCGGTTGCTCCAATTCCTTGGGTTCACGTAAAAGTTCCGTTTGCTCCATTAGCAGTATGAATAGCAGCGGTTCAAGCAATTCACCTGGTCATCATCACTATCAACGCTCTCTGTCGCAG ttTGTAACGCCCGCAATTCGCTTGAAACCTGGTGAATCCAGTGATAGTGGCTTTTGCTCATCGCCAGCTCTAACAACACag GCCTCGACTTCAACTAATCAGACACATGCCGTTTCCACTTGGCCACCACATTCCCAGGACGTTGTGGACACTCTACCACCCACAGCAGATCGTCCACATACCATTTCCACGGCCTATGAGAAGGGACATCAACGTCCGCCATTGACTGTCTATACATTTCAAAATCCAGAGACCATACATGAATCGAGCGGTAGTGGTAATATGGTGGCTACCAATGGTGGTAGTAATGGTAATAATGGAAATGGTGGCAATGGATCTGGTCAAAATACACCAGCAACTCAGAAGTCTCCAGCTGCAACTCTAAGTCGGCCTCCTTTGCCTGTT AAGCCCGCCCATGTG CGCTGCTCCTCATTGGAACGTCCTCTGTCTGCGCAGAGTAATCATCGACAGGGTAGTGGCAACTTGTTGCAACGTCAGTGCCCCTCGCCCATACCAGCTCATATCACTAAAG AGCTGTCCGCAGCCCATCAtgcacagcagcagcagcagcaacaatcacaacagcagcagcagcaatcacaacaacagcagcagcagacggTACCGCCCACTTATGTTAACATGTCCGAGTTGGCCAACATGGCAGCTTTAAAACTAAcgaaccaacaacaacaacagcaacagcagcagcagcaacaacaacaaccagcaGCAAAGCCATCGCCACCGCCTCTGCAGCAACAGAGTTCCATAGATTCTATAGGCTCGCAGCATTCCAATGATTCATCATCGGGCCAATTGcaccaccaacagcagcagcaccaccacaaTCACCAACACCACAACCAACACAATCCATCATTACAATTAGCCAGCACACGCTCCCATTCCATATCCTCGTCGGTGTCCTCGAATTCGCATCCTTCGATCGACTCTGCTGTGGCTGCTTCGCTTATGGGTCATCATAATGCCACCAATAGCAACACTACCACCACCACAACACCGTCCAGTGGCAGCTCAACGCCACAGAATCACTATTCCCCACTGTTAACTCAATCACCCACATCCACTGCTGCAGGTACACCCTCGGCTGCCAGTAGCACGGGCCTGGGTTTTGTCTATCAGGTGAATTCCCCGACACCGCCCACCAGTGAGATTCTAAAGATCACCGAGCAATCGGCTGGATCAGTCGACGGAGGGGAAACGGCAACCACAGAGACTGACGAAAGATCGCGTGCCTCCGTCTTGCAAAAGGCTTCAATGTTTGAAaaagcagcggcagcggcaacaTCGCCACCTCTGCCTGTTGGCCCTATTGCCGGTTCGGTGGCCCCCAATGGCGGTAGACGTTCCGAGGAGATGCGAGCAGCCGAACAACAGGAAATGG acAAATCTTTCGAAGATTCAATACAAGCactaaataatttaattggcGAATTAGACTCGTTTCAACGTGAGATCGATGAGGGCAAGGGCAAGCACAACAACAGcgccagcagcaacagtaacaacaacaacaatagtaACAACAATGGCAGTCTGAGCAGCAGTGATAACAACAACATATTGGCCACCAGCAACATTGATCTCTGCGCCATTAGCAATCAAACAAATTCCAGCGGCTGTGGCACCGATATATCCGATACCAATTCCGATGAACATCTCCAGCAACATCATGATCATCGTGAGCAACACGATGCCAGCGATTCGGAGCTGAGTCGTTGCTATGTGAGCGAGACGAGTTCGCTGACCGCTGGCTATGAGAATCCCACATTTGCCCATTTATCCCGCGAAGATCATCCATATAACAATGGCAGCGTCGGAACGGGCTATGCGGGAGCCTCGGATACCATATCGTTGTGTGCCTCATCGGATAGCGTGTGTCTGGGTCAGCCGCGACATGCCTATGTGGATACTTGCAGTGATAGCGGTAGCGCTGTGGTTGTGATCTATGATCATCAAATCCCTAACACACCGGATGTGGAATTTGTTAAACAGAATTCCGAAATAGTTGTCTTACGCACAAAAGATCCACAATCGCAATTGCAAATGCACGAGATGCGTGAATTGCAGCAATTGCCAACGAATCTAGCCGGTTCACCAGAATCATCGCCAGATTCAACAAAACCATCCATGCAGCCGCCGACAGCAACTGTGGCGCCCGCTAAGCAGCGACTCTCCTCGTTTCGTGCATCCAGTGAGCAGCAGTTGCAGTTACTTGGACGCAGTAGTCCGCAAAGAGGTAAAGATAAGGTTAAAGATCAACAGCCAGGGACAATAGACGAACCAACGGTGAAACGTACCACATTGCCACCAAAACCAACCAGCCTTAGCATTTTCAATGGTCCTACTCCTCCTCCAACAAGTGATAAACCTTTAATACCAAGAAAATCGGattttaaagccgatttagaTGCAAAAATACGCCGGCAAAAGCTAAAAGTTCAACAGCAATTgcaacagaagcagcagcaacagcagcaagaaCAACTACCACAGCAACTAttacaacaacatcagcaacaagcaacaacacaCTCACCACAGTCGCCCCCAACAGCAAGAAACTGTAATGTCACTAATCAAGCAGCCGTTGTTATAACATCCTCATCATCCATACCATCAACCACAACATTATTGAACTCAAATCCAAATCATAGAATGCCAAACATAACAGCAACATTTAACCATAAGACGCCCACAACAACATCtgaaccaccaccaccatcatcatcatcatcatcttctacatcaatatcatcatcatcaatatcTCCATCAGTCAATGCTCTTGCCCCCGCTGTGCCCGCCAGACCACCTCAGCCACAACCTCAAACTCAGCCACTTTCAACTCcaccaataccaataccaTCCCAAGCCAAGCCGTGTATTACGCCCAGGCCGGCCTCGTTGTCGTCTTCGTTGG gaggaggaggcggaggagcaatGGGCGGTGGTTCAACGCGCATAGCACGACGATCATCCATCAATCAGGCAAAACCACCGCCACCAGTTAGACGCAGTTCATCAGTCACACCCAGTCCCAATGCCACCATGGGG CCACCACCAACAAATCTTCACTATCAGCAACAAGCACAGCTAAGCAGCTCCAGTGAGCATCTGCCGCCACCACCAGCATTTATGTTGGATGCTCATCATAATATAACACCGCCAATGCCAATGATGCCACCGTTAGCTTTGCCTTCGCCACCAACAAGTATGCCCAGTTCAGCATTGAAAGTATCGGAAACTGTAAGAGCATTGGCGGCCATGAGGCATCAGCCAGCTTCGCCAGTGGCTTTGAGGcgcatgcaacaacaacaacaacagcagcaacatcatccgCAGCAGCCGCAACAACCTCAACAGCCTTTCATTCAG TCCCTGCACAACTTTTCCCCGTCAAACGATGAAACCACCGACTATGAAGCTTACTATAATTCCTATATGGAGCTGCATGCCTATGCAGAGGCTGTGAATCAAGGTCAAAAGCCATACAacggacaacagcagcaaacgcAATTGCATCCGCCTCCGCATCATAATCATCAGCAACCTTTGTCGCCTACACCGCCGCCCTATCATGCCCCACCACAGGCAGATGCACCT TCGTTCCGCACATCATCACCCGCCTCGGGAGGCAACAATGGCGGCGGCATTTATGCTCAACCCAAACTGGTCAATAGCATGTCCAGTTTTCGCACTAGCAGTCCAAGTCCAAATGGACatgcggcagcagcagcggctcACCCACTGCCACCGACACAGCCCAAGGCAAATCCGAATCTAATTGCACAGCTCAATGCACGACTCAACAGTAATAAGCAACATACTACTGATGGTGGAGGAGGAATCTATGGtaaccaccagcagcagcaacaacaacaccaacagcagcagcagcaatctgGAGGAGTTGTGGGCGATTCAATTTATATGCGCAGTGGCGGAATGTCGCATTTGCCACAGCAGCAACACTTTGACG CAGCTGCCCAAGTCTCAAGCCTGCGACAGGCCCCACAGCAACATCcccatcaacaacaacaacaacagcagcagcagcaacaacaacattataCTTGCCCACCACCTCTAGAAGATCCACCACCACCGCCCATTTATTCGGCTGGCTCTTCGGCCACTATGCCCAAGAAAATGCCACGTGCTGCCCATGCTGGACAGAATGCTTCACATATGATGAGCGCCTATGCTGCCTCTGGGTCTGGATCGACAGCAACATTGCCAAAGAATATCATACAACAGCAACGattacaacaacagcagcaacagcagcagcagcagcaatatcAACAGCCACAAGGTAtaggcaatggcaatggacATCCTAATCAGCGTCCACAATTGCCATTAccgcaacagcaacagaaactGCGAGCtgcacaacagcagcaacatttgATGGACCAACAACGGCAACCGCCCATACCCTCACGTCATTCCAGTGTGCAGCAAAAGATATTCGTCTCAACGAATCCATTTATACAGACAACAGCCGTCAAGTTTCATTCGCCTTCGGCCTCGCCCACTTGTGGCTCACCGGTAACTGGATCCTCTTTGGCTAGCATTTATGCCACAACCGCGCGTGGtagccatcatcatcaacagcagcaacaacagcaactacaacaacaacttcaacaacaacaacaacagcattaTTATCGCGATGTTGCTGGGGGCAATAGCAATGGCTACAACAATCACAATGTCCATGCCCACACCCACAATGTCCATGCCCATCATCCAA ACTATGCCACAAATAGCACAAATATTGAAAAGACTGGCAGTATAAGGGCCAAAACAAAGGCTGAATTCCTTGAGAATCTCAATGCTAAATTGGCCAAGCAAGGCATGTCTGGACGTGCATTTGCCGTACGTAATCTCATCAATAGTAAGGCCTTG cCGGATCCTCGTATTTGTCATGAGTCGCTGATGGATCAAATAAAACGCGGAGCCCCCTTGAAACGTAATCAGAAGATTAATGATCGCAGTGCTCcaaaaatacattaa
- the LOC6640620 gene encoding PHD finger protein rhinoceros isoform X13 → MDLSLERDSSALGSLFQQIINDMKNTSPLWEDFVAKASKLHTCLRAAIQAIAAYLDAFQKIADAATNSRGASKEIGTALTRVCLRHKAVETRLKTFTSAIMDCLVQPLQDKIEDWKRTVATIDKDHAKEYKRCRSELKKRSSDTLRLQKKARKGQTDGLQSLMDSHMQDVTLRRAELEEVEKKSLRSAMVEERLRYCSFVHMLQPVVHEECEVMSELGHLQEAMQSIALVTKEPNVLPQASEELIHDAKASINLYPESPGGGSGSQGGGCSNSLGSRKSSVCSISSMNSSGSSNSPGHHHYQRSLSQFVTPAIRLKPGESSDSGFCSSPALTTQASTSTNQTHAVSTWPPHSQDVVDTLPPTADRPHTISTAYEKGHQRPPLTVYTFQNPETIHESSGSGNMVATNGGSNGNNGNGGNGSGQNTPATQKSPAATLSRPPLPVKPAHVRCSSLERPLSAQSNHRQGSGNLLQRQCPSPIPAHITKELSAAHHAQQQQQQQSQQQQQQSQQQQQQTVPPTYVNMSELANMAALKLTNQQQQQQQQQQQQQQPAAKPSPPPLQQQSSIDSIGSQHSNDSSSGQLHHQQQQHHHNHQHHNQHNPSLQLASTRSHSISSSVSSNSHPSIDSAVAASLMGHHNATNSNTTTTTTPSSGSSTPQNHYSPLLTQSPTSTAAGTPSAASSTGLGFVYQVNSPTPPTSEILKITEQSAGSVDGGETATTETDERSRASVLQKASMFEKAAAAATSPPLPVGPIAGSVAPNGGRRSEEMRAAEQQEMDKSFEDSIQALNNLIGELDSFQREIDEGKGKHNNSASSNSNNNNNSNNNGSLSSSDNNNILATSNIDLCAISNQTNSSGCGTDISDTNSDEHLQQHHDHREQHDASDSELSRCYVSETSSLTAGYENPTFAHLSREDHPYNNGSVGTGYAGASDTISLCASSDSVCLGQPRHAYVDTCSDSGSAVVVIYDHQIPNTPDVEFVKQNSEIVVLRTKDPQSQLQMHEMRELQQLPTNLAGSPESSPDSTKPSMQPPTATVAPAKQRLSSFRASSEQQLQLLGRSSPQRGKDKVKDQQPGTIDEPTVKRTTLPPKPTSLSIFNGPTPPPTSDKPLIPRKSDFKADLDAKIRRQKLKVQQQLQQKQQQQQQEQLPQQLLQQHQQQATTHSPQSPPTARNCNVTNQAAVVITSSSSIPSTTTLLNSNPNHRMPNITATFNHKTPTTTSEPPPPSSSSSSSTSISSSSISPSVNALAPAVPARPPQPQPQTQPLSTPPIPIPSQAKPCITPRPASLSSSLGGGGGGAMGGGSTRIARRSSINQAKPPPPVRRSSSVTPSPNATMGPPPTNLHYQQQAQLSSSSEHLPPPPAFMLDAHHNITPPMPMMPPLALPSPPTSMPSSALKVSETVRALAAMRHQPASPVALRRMQQQQQQQQHHPQQPQQPQQPFIQSLHNFSPSNDETTDYEAYYNSYMELHAYAEAVNQGQKPYNGQQQQTQLHPPPHHNHQQPLSPTPPPYHAPPQADAPSFRTSSPASGGNNGGGIYAQPKLVNSMSSFRTSSPSPNGHAAAAAAHPLPPTQPKANPNLIAQLNARLNSNKQHTTDGGGGIYGNHQQQQQQHQQQQQQSGGVVGDSIYMRSGGMSHLPQQQHFDDYATNSTNIEKTGSIRAKTKAEFLENLNAKLAKQGMSGRAFAVRNLINSKALPDPRICHESLMDQIKRGAPLKRNQKINDRSAPKIH, encoded by the exons AATACTTCACCACTTTGGGAGGATTTTGTGGCAAAGGCCAGCAAGTTGCACACATGTTTACG AGCTGCCATTCAGGCAATTGCCGCCTATTTGGATGCCTTCCAAAAGATTGCCGATGCGGCCACCAATTCAAGAG GTGCATCAAAGGAAATTGGCACAGCCCTGACGCGCGTCTGTCTGCGTCACAAGGCGGTCGAGACACGTTTAAAGACCTTCACTAGCGCCATTATGGACTGTTTGGTACAACCGTTGCAGGATAAAATTGAAGATTGGAAACGTACAGTGGCCACCATCGATAAGGATCATGCCAAAGAGTATAAACGTTGCCGCAGTGAGCTCAAAAAACGTTCCAGCGATACATTGCGTCTGCAAAAGAAGGCTCGCAAGGGTCAAACCGATGGCCTACAATCTCTGATGGACTCTCACATGCAAGATGTGACATTGCGGCGAGCCGAACTCGAGGAGGTTGAAAAGAAGTCACTTCGTTCGGCCATGGTGGAGGAGCGTTTACGTTATTGCAGTTTTGTGCATATGTTGCAGCCGGTGGTCCACGAAGAATGTGAAGTTATGTCCGAATTGGGTCATCTACag GAAGCCATGCAATCTATTGCATTGGTAACCAAGGAGCCGAATGTTCTGCCGCAGGCCTCCGAGGAGCTTATACATGATGCCAAGGCCAGCATTAATCTATATCCAGAATCACCAGGCGGTGGTTCGGGTTCCCAGGGTGGCGGTTGCTCCAATTCCTTGGGTTCACGTAAAAGTTCCGTTTGCTCCATTAGCAGTATGAATAGCAGCGGTTCAAGCAATTCACCTGGTCATCATCACTATCAACGCTCTCTGTCGCAG ttTGTAACGCCCGCAATTCGCTTGAAACCTGGTGAATCCAGTGATAGTGGCTTTTGCTCATCGCCAGCTCTAACAACACag GCCTCGACTTCAACTAATCAGACACATGCCGTTTCCACTTGGCCACCACATTCCCAGGACGTTGTGGACACTCTACCACCCACAGCAGATCGTCCACATACCATTTCCACGGCCTATGAGAAGGGACATCAACGTCCGCCATTGACTGTCTATACATTTCAAAATCCAGAGACCATACATGAATCGAGCGGTAGTGGTAATATGGTGGCTACCAATGGTGGTAGTAATGGTAATAATGGAAATGGTGGCAATGGATCTGGTCAAAATACACCAGCAACTCAGAAGTCTCCAGCTGCAACTCTAAGTCGGCCTCCTTTGCCTGTT AAGCCCGCCCATGTG CGCTGCTCCTCATTGGAACGTCCTCTGTCTGCGCAGAGTAATCATCGACAGGGTAGTGGCAACTTGTTGCAACGTCAGTGCCCCTCGCCCATACCAGCTCATATCACTAAAG AGCTGTCCGCAGCCCATCAtgcacagcagcagcagcagcaacaatcacaacagcagcagcagcaatcacaacaacagcagcagcagacggTACCGCCCACTTATGTTAACATGTCCGAGTTGGCCAACATGGCAGCTTTAAAACTAAcgaaccaacaacaacaacagcaacagcagcagcagcaacaacaacaaccagcaGCAAAGCCATCGCCACCGCCTCTGCAGCAACAGAGTTCCATAGATTCTATAGGCTCGCAGCATTCCAATGATTCATCATCGGGCCAATTGcaccaccaacagcagcagcaccaccacaaTCACCAACACCACAACCAACACAATCCATCATTACAATTAGCCAGCACACGCTCCCATTCCATATCCTCGTCGGTGTCCTCGAATTCGCATCCTTCGATCGACTCTGCTGTGGCTGCTTCGCTTATGGGTCATCATAATGCCACCAATAGCAACACTACCACCACCACAACACCGTCCAGTGGCAGCTCAACGCCACAGAATCACTATTCCCCACTGTTAACTCAATCACCCACATCCACTGCTGCAGGTACACCCTCGGCTGCCAGTAGCACGGGCCTGGGTTTTGTCTATCAGGTGAATTCCCCGACACCGCCCACCAGTGAGATTCTAAAGATCACCGAGCAATCGGCTGGATCAGTCGACGGAGGGGAAACGGCAACCACAGAGACTGACGAAAGATCGCGTGCCTCCGTCTTGCAAAAGGCTTCAATGTTTGAAaaagcagcggcagcggcaacaTCGCCACCTCTGCCTGTTGGCCCTATTGCCGGTTCGGTGGCCCCCAATGGCGGTAGACGTTCCGAGGAGATGCGAGCAGCCGAACAACAGGAAATGG acAAATCTTTCGAAGATTCAATACAAGCactaaataatttaattggcGAATTAGACTCGTTTCAACGTGAGATCGATGAGGGCAAGGGCAAGCACAACAACAGcgccagcagcaacagtaacaacaacaacaatagtaACAACAATGGCAGTCTGAGCAGCAGTGATAACAACAACATATTGGCCACCAGCAACATTGATCTCTGCGCCATTAGCAATCAAACAAATTCCAGCGGCTGTGGCACCGATATATCCGATACCAATTCCGATGAACATCTCCAGCAACATCATGATCATCGTGAGCAACACGATGCCAGCGATTCGGAGCTGAGTCGTTGCTATGTGAGCGAGACGAGTTCGCTGACCGCTGGCTATGAGAATCCCACATTTGCCCATTTATCCCGCGAAGATCATCCATATAACAATGGCAGCGTCGGAACGGGCTATGCGGGAGCCTCGGATACCATATCGTTGTGTGCCTCATCGGATAGCGTGTGTCTGGGTCAGCCGCGACATGCCTATGTGGATACTTGCAGTGATAGCGGTAGCGCTGTGGTTGTGATCTATGATCATCAAATCCCTAACACACCGGATGTGGAATTTGTTAAACAGAATTCCGAAATAGTTGTCTTACGCACAAAAGATCCACAATCGCAATTGCAAATGCACGAGATGCGTGAATTGCAGCAATTGCCAACGAATCTAGCCGGTTCACCAGAATCATCGCCAGATTCAACAAAACCATCCATGCAGCCGCCGACAGCAACTGTGGCGCCCGCTAAGCAGCGACTCTCCTCGTTTCGTGCATCCAGTGAGCAGCAGTTGCAGTTACTTGGACGCAGTAGTCCGCAAAGAGGTAAAGATAAGGTTAAAGATCAACAGCCAGGGACAATAGACGAACCAACGGTGAAACGTACCACATTGCCACCAAAACCAACCAGCCTTAGCATTTTCAATGGTCCTACTCCTCCTCCAACAAGTGATAAACCTTTAATACCAAGAAAATCGGattttaaagccgatttagaTGCAAAAATACGCCGGCAAAAGCTAAAAGTTCAACAGCAATTgcaacagaagcagcagcaacagcagcaagaaCAACTACCACAGCAACTAttacaacaacatcagcaacaagcaacaacacaCTCACCACAGTCGCCCCCAACAGCAAGAAACTGTAATGTCACTAATCAAGCAGCCGTTGTTATAACATCCTCATCATCCATACCATCAACCACAACATTATTGAACTCAAATCCAAATCATAGAATGCCAAACATAACAGCAACATTTAACCATAAGACGCCCACAACAACATCtgaaccaccaccaccatcatcatcatcatcatcttctacatcaatatcatcatcatcaatatcTCCATCAGTCAATGCTCTTGCCCCCGCTGTGCCCGCCAGACCACCTCAGCCACAACCTCAAACTCAGCCACTTTCAACTCcaccaataccaataccaTCCCAAGCCAAGCCGTGTATTACGCCCAGGCCGGCCTCGTTGTCGTCTTCGTTGG gaggaggaggcggaggagcaatGGGCGGTGGTTCAACGCGCATAGCACGACGATCATCCATCAATCAGGCAAAACCACCGCCACCAGTTAGACGCAGTTCATCAGTCACACCCAGTCCCAATGCCACCATGGGG CCACCACCAACAAATCTTCACTATCAGCAACAAGCACAGCTAAGCAGCTCCAGTGAGCATCTGCCGCCACCACCAGCATTTATGTTGGATGCTCATCATAATATAACACCGCCAATGCCAATGATGCCACCGTTAGCTTTGCCTTCGCCACCAACAAGTATGCCCAGTTCAGCATTGAAAGTATCGGAAACTGTAAGAGCATTGGCGGCCATGAGGCATCAGCCAGCTTCGCCAGTGGCTTTGAGGcgcatgcaacaacaacaacaacagcagcaacatcatccgCAGCAGCCGCAACAACCTCAACAGCCTTTCATTCAG TCCCTGCACAACTTTTCCCCGTCAAACGATGAAACCACCGACTATGAAGCTTACTATAATTCCTATATGGAGCTGCATGCCTATGCAGAGGCTGTGAATCAAGGTCAAAAGCCATACAacggacaacagcagcaaacgcAATTGCATCCGCCTCCGCATCATAATCATCAGCAACCTTTGTCGCCTACACCGCCGCCCTATCATGCCCCACCACAGGCAGATGCACCT TCGTTCCGCACATCATCACCCGCCTCGGGAGGCAACAATGGCGGCGGCATTTATGCTCAACCCAAACTGGTCAATAGCATGTCCAGTTTTCGCACTAGCAGTCCAAGTCCAAATGGACatgcggcagcagcagcggctcACCCACTGCCACCGACACAGCCCAAGGCAAATCCGAATCTAATTGCACAGCTCAATGCACGACTCAACAGTAATAAGCAACATACTACTGATGGTGGAGGAGGAATCTATGGtaaccaccagcagcagcaacaacaacaccaacagcagcagcagcaatctgGAGGAGTTGTGGGCGATTCAATTTATATGCGCAGTGGCGGAATGTCGCATTTGCCACAGCAGCAACACTTTGACG ACTATGCCACAAATAGCACAAATATTGAAAAGACTGGCAGTATAAGGGCCAAAACAAAGGCTGAATTCCTTGAGAATCTCAATGCTAAATTGGCCAAGCAAGGCATGTCTGGACGTGCATTTGCCGTACGTAATCTCATCAATAGTAAGGCCTTG cCGGATCCTCGTATTTGTCATGAGTCGCTGATGGATCAAATAAAACGCGGAGCCCCCTTGAAACGTAATCAGAAGATTAATGATCGCAGTGCTCcaaaaatacattaa